The following proteins come from a genomic window of Schistocerca cancellata isolate TAMUIC-IGC-003103 chromosome 10, iqSchCanc2.1, whole genome shotgun sequence:
- the LOC126106377 gene encoding cuticle protein 6.4-like isoform X2 — protein sequence MMKIVVLALCLFAAVFAAEESAPKEKRGLAYATGLGYSAPLAYSSGLYGGYGYGYPGYAAGYYGYGGLGYAAAPLGYGYHGYY from the exons ATGATGAAGATCGTG GTCCTGGCCCTGTGCCTGTTCGCTGCCGTCTTCGCCGCTGAGGAGTCCGCCCCCAAGGAGAAGCGCGGCCTGGCCTACGCCACCGGCCTCGGCTACTCCGCCCCCCTGGCCTACTCTTCTGGACTCTACGGTGGATACGGATACGGATACCCCGGATATGCTGCCGGCTACTACGGCTATGGCGGCCTGGGATATGCTGCTGCTCCTCTCGGCTACGGATACCATGGATACTACTGA
- the LOC126106377 gene encoding cuticle protein 6.4-like isoform X3, with translation MMKYLVLALCLFAAVFAAEESAPKEKRGLAYATGLGYSAPLAYSSGLYGGYGYGYPGYAAGYYGYGGLGYAAAPLGYGYHGYY, from the coding sequence GTCCTGGCCCTGTGCCTGTTCGCTGCCGTCTTCGCCGCTGAGGAGTCCGCCCCCAAGGAGAAGCGCGGCCTGGCCTACGCCACCGGCCTCGGCTACTCCGCCCCCCTGGCCTACTCTTCTGGACTCTACGGTGGATACGGATACGGATACCCCGGATATGCTGCCGGCTACTACGGCTATGGCGGCCTGGGATATGCTGCTGCTCCTCTCGGCTACGGATACCATGGATACTACTGA